A window from Cryobacterium sp. SO1 encodes these proteins:
- a CDS encoding SseB family protein — protein MSPAHNLGSTGRPDPGADSAGQPWAGRSLDDTAFADDDGLAPPALIAALGRFRARELGEEGVIDALRSARLLIPLVAALGADADGGDGATGSAEHSPHGLRVDKTQELSIITVAGPDGRAVLPVFSSSATMRQWNTEARPVPADAARVALAAAQENTDLVVLDPTAETEFVVRRPALWAIAQSAPWTPSYASRQVAAAFEESITTELAALSVRLTAGDPEARLAGPELIVRLELVDGLSRADLDATLARLAARWAADDVIATGVDSLRVQLVASA, from the coding sequence ATGTCTCCGGCGCATAACCTCGGCTCCACCGGCCGGCCGGACCCGGGCGCCGACTCCGCCGGCCAGCCCTGGGCGGGCCGGTCCCTGGACGACACCGCGTTCGCCGACGATGACGGCCTGGCGCCGCCGGCGCTGATCGCCGCGCTCGGCCGTTTCCGTGCCAGAGAGCTGGGCGAGGAGGGCGTGATCGACGCCCTCCGCTCGGCGCGTCTGCTGATCCCGCTGGTTGCCGCGCTCGGCGCGGATGCGGACGGCGGTGACGGCGCCACCGGGTCCGCCGAACATAGCCCGCACGGCCTGCGGGTCGACAAGACCCAGGAACTGTCCATCATCACCGTCGCCGGGCCGGACGGCCGGGCGGTGCTGCCGGTGTTCTCGTCTTCCGCCACGATGCGCCAATGGAACACCGAGGCCAGGCCGGTGCCCGCCGACGCGGCCCGGGTGGCCCTGGCGGCCGCGCAGGAGAACACCGACCTGGTGGTGCTCGACCCCACCGCCGAGACCGAATTCGTCGTGCGCCGGCCGGCGCTCTGGGCCATCGCGCAGTCCGCGCCGTGGACCCCGAGCTACGCCAGCCGTCAGGTCGCCGCCGCGTTCGAGGAGTCCATCACGACCGAACTCGCCGCACTGTCGGTTCGCCTCACCGCCGGAGACCCCGAGGCCCGGCTGGCCGGACCCGAGCTGATCGTGCGCCTTGAGCTCGTCGACGGGCTCAGCCGCGCGGACCTCGACGCCACCCTGGCCCGCCTGGCCGCCCGCTGGGCCGCCGACGACGTCATCGCCACCGGCGTCGATTCCCTGCGCGTGCAGCTCGTCGCCTCCGCCTGA
- a CDS encoding DEAD/DEAH box helicase, protein MTEILQRLSPATRTWFSGAFDAPTEAQLGAWDAISRGSHTLVVAPTGSGKTLAAFLWALDRLYSASAGTPTVTDAAATDTAAMPASSSAAAAMPASSPAAAAAPTSSPAATAAPTGTRVLYISPLKALGVDVERNLRAPLVGIGQAAERLGLAPVRVTVGVRSGDTPAADRRALVKTPPEILITTPESLFLMLTSAARESLRGVDTVIIDEIHAVAASKRGAHLAVSLERLDALLAKPAQRIGLSATVRPASEVARFLGGLEPVEIVAPKNEKRFDLRVVVPVDDMTQLGAVSAPEGATSAAAPQTGSIWPHVEDAIVDAVLAHSSSIVFANSRRLAERLTARLNEIYSDRLAAADEAELVLAGGPSGSATDAGGTAGAGPGAAGGAGASSARAAVTPPPRPPAELLGGSGQSEGAEALLARAHHGSVSKEQRAMIEDDLKSGRLRCVVATSSLELGIDMGEVDLVVQVESPPSVASGLQRVGRAGHQVGEVSRGIIFPKHRADLIHATVAAERMVSGMIESLQVPANPLDILAQQTVAAVALEPIDAEEWFDAVRRSAPFATLPRSAYEATLDLLAGRYPSDQFAELRPRIIWDRDSGLLTGRPGAQRLAVTSGGTIPDRGLFGVFMVGGDSPTGRRVGELDEEMVYESRVGDVFALGATSWRIQEITHDRVLVVPAFGEPGRLPFWKGDGLGRPAELGAAIGAFLREVSALTPAKANARCLAAGLDARATTNLLVFLDEQRAATRYLPTDQTLVVERFRDELGDWRVILHSPFGLTVHAPWALAVGARVRERFGIDGACVASDDGIVVRIPDTEAEPPGADLFVFDPDELEQLVTDEVGGSALFASRFRECAARALLLPRYRPGSRSPLWQQRQKASQLLDVAREYPSFPIILETIRECLQDVYDLPALVALAKQVASRSIRLVETSTDSASPFANALLFGYVAAFMYEGDSPLAERRATALSIDSGLLAELLGRVELRELLDPVVMERTDAELQRVAPDRRAKGLEGVADLLRGLGPLTVAEVAARLQTSAHVPAIAETPDAGESESDATDGPDASAPPAATEAEARAHLDALTSARRALKVGIAGEERWAVIEDAGRLRDALGVPLAPGIPEAFTESVKDPLGDLVSRYARTHGPFTTADVAARFGFGAAIALGALRRLADARRILEGEFRPHGSGSEWCDAEVLRRLRRRSLAALRHEVEPVDQATLGRFLPAWQHVGGKLRGVDGVVSVIEQLEGARIPASAWETLILPARVSDYNPGMLDELTNAGEVLWAGAGTLAGNDGWVSLHLTDTAPLTLPVPTALDTTALQREILATLGTGGGYFFRQLADSVGSQDDGELVDALWDLVWSGLVSNDTFAPVRSLVSGGKTAHSTRRAAPRARLHRGRALPRPSLPSRQGPPTVSGRWSIVPVADTSATRRAHALGETMLERYGVVTRGAVMGENVLGGFALVYKTLSGFEEMGRCRRGYFVEGLGASQFATAGTIDRMRGYVDQAGRAERGDRSAASTVTLAATDPANPYGAVLPWPALPEGTGHRPGRKAGGLVVLVDGHLVLYVERGGKSMLVFDPAAADADRLEGTDDATTSAAPSAPAARAGSAPARSAAAARTAPAKAGTPRPAPSDTVLAAARSLAATVTAGRVPKLAVETVNAEFVLGTTVGDALRAAGFTETPRGLRLSA, encoded by the coding sequence ATGACGGAGATTCTGCAGCGACTGTCGCCGGCCACCCGAACCTGGTTCTCCGGCGCGTTCGACGCTCCCACCGAGGCTCAGCTCGGCGCTTGGGACGCCATCTCCCGCGGCTCGCATACCCTCGTCGTCGCCCCCACCGGGTCGGGCAAGACCCTGGCCGCGTTTCTCTGGGCGCTCGACCGGCTCTACTCGGCCTCCGCAGGCACGCCGACGGTGACGGATGCCGCCGCCACTGATACCGCCGCCATGCCTGCGTCTTCCTCAGCTGCCGCCGCCATGCCTGCGTCCTCCCCAGCTGCCGCCGCCGCGCCTACGTCCTCCCCAGCTGCCACCGCCGCGCCCACCGGCACCCGGGTGCTCTACATCTCGCCGCTGAAGGCCCTCGGCGTGGACGTGGAACGCAACCTTCGCGCGCCACTGGTGGGCATCGGCCAGGCCGCCGAACGGCTCGGCCTGGCACCGGTGCGGGTGACCGTCGGCGTGCGGAGCGGCGACACCCCCGCCGCGGACCGCCGCGCGCTCGTGAAGACGCCACCCGAGATCCTCATCACCACCCCGGAATCACTCTTCCTGATGCTCACCTCCGCCGCCCGCGAGTCGCTGCGTGGTGTCGACACCGTGATCATCGACGAGATCCACGCCGTCGCGGCCAGCAAACGCGGCGCGCACCTCGCCGTGTCCCTCGAACGCCTCGACGCCCTGCTCGCCAAGCCGGCCCAGCGCATCGGCCTGTCCGCCACGGTCCGGCCGGCGTCGGAGGTCGCCCGGTTCCTCGGCGGCCTCGAGCCGGTCGAGATCGTGGCGCCGAAGAACGAGAAGCGATTCGACCTGCGCGTGGTCGTGCCCGTCGACGACATGACCCAGCTCGGCGCCGTGTCCGCCCCGGAGGGCGCCACCTCCGCCGCCGCCCCGCAGACCGGGTCGATCTGGCCGCACGTCGAAGACGCCATCGTGGATGCCGTTCTCGCGCACTCCTCGTCGATAGTCTTTGCCAATTCCCGGCGGCTGGCCGAGCGGCTCACCGCCCGGCTCAACGAGATCTATTCCGATCGGCTCGCCGCCGCGGACGAGGCCGAGCTGGTGCTCGCGGGTGGCCCAAGCGGCAGCGCAACGGATGCCGGCGGCACGGCTGGCGCCGGACCCGGCGCGGCAGGCGGCGCCGGCGCATCCTCTGCCCGGGCTGCCGTCACGCCACCGCCGCGGCCGCCCGCGGAACTGCTGGGCGGCAGCGGCCAGAGCGAGGGCGCCGAAGCGCTGCTCGCCCGCGCCCACCACGGCTCGGTGAGCAAGGAACAGCGGGCCATGATCGAGGACGACCTCAAGTCCGGGAGGCTGCGCTGCGTGGTGGCCACCTCGAGTCTTGAGCTCGGCATCGACATGGGCGAGGTCGACCTGGTGGTGCAGGTCGAATCGCCGCCGTCCGTGGCCAGCGGCCTGCAACGGGTGGGCCGGGCCGGCCACCAGGTCGGCGAGGTCTCCAGGGGCATCATCTTCCCCAAACACCGGGCCGACCTCATCCACGCCACCGTCGCCGCCGAGCGGATGGTCTCCGGCATGATCGAGTCGCTGCAGGTGCCCGCGAACCCACTCGACATCCTCGCCCAGCAGACCGTCGCCGCCGTCGCCCTCGAACCCATCGACGCCGAGGAATGGTTCGACGCCGTGCGGCGGAGCGCACCGTTCGCGACCCTGCCCCGCTCCGCGTACGAAGCCACCCTCGACCTGCTCGCCGGCCGGTACCCGTCCGACCAGTTCGCCGAACTGCGACCACGCATCATCTGGGACCGCGACTCGGGCCTGCTCACTGGACGGCCCGGCGCCCAACGCCTGGCCGTCACCAGCGGCGGCACCATCCCCGACCGCGGCCTGTTCGGCGTCTTCATGGTCGGCGGCGACTCGCCCACCGGCCGCCGCGTCGGCGAGCTCGACGAGGAAATGGTCTACGAATCCAGGGTCGGCGACGTGTTCGCGCTCGGCGCCACCAGCTGGCGCATCCAGGAGATCACCCACGACAGGGTGCTCGTGGTGCCCGCGTTCGGCGAACCGGGCCGGCTGCCGTTCTGGAAGGGCGACGGCCTGGGCCGGCCCGCCGAGCTCGGTGCGGCCATCGGCGCCTTCCTCCGTGAGGTGTCGGCGCTCACCCCCGCCAAGGCGAACGCGCGGTGCCTGGCCGCGGGCCTTGACGCACGCGCGACGACCAACCTGTTGGTCTTCCTCGACGAGCAGCGTGCAGCCACCCGGTACCTGCCCACCGACCAGACCCTGGTCGTGGAGAGGTTCCGTGACGAGCTCGGCGATTGGCGGGTCATCCTGCACTCGCCGTTCGGCCTCACGGTGCACGCGCCCTGGGCCCTCGCCGTGGGCGCCCGGGTGCGCGAGCGCTTCGGCATCGACGGAGCCTGCGTCGCCAGCGACGACGGCATCGTGGTGCGCATCCCCGACACCGAGGCGGAACCGCCCGGCGCCGACCTCTTCGTCTTCGACCCGGACGAACTCGAGCAACTCGTCACCGATGAGGTCGGCGGCTCCGCCCTGTTCGCCTCCAGGTTCCGCGAGTGCGCCGCCCGCGCCCTGCTGCTGCCCCGGTACCGGCCGGGCAGCCGGTCGCCGCTCTGGCAACAGCGGCAGAAGGCATCCCAGCTGCTGGACGTGGCCCGCGAGTACCCGTCGTTCCCGATCATCCTCGAAACCATCCGCGAATGCCTGCAGGATGTCTACGACCTGCCTGCCCTCGTGGCGCTGGCCAAGCAGGTGGCCAGCCGGTCGATCCGGCTGGTGGAGACCAGCACCGACTCGGCGAGCCCGTTCGCCAACGCCCTGCTCTTCGGCTACGTCGCCGCGTTCATGTACGAGGGCGATTCGCCGCTGGCCGAACGCCGGGCCACCGCCCTCTCGATCGACTCCGGACTGCTCGCCGAGCTGCTCGGCCGGGTGGAACTGCGGGAACTGCTCGACCCCGTGGTGATGGAGCGCACCGACGCGGAACTGCAGCGGGTGGCACCGGACCGTCGCGCCAAGGGACTGGAGGGTGTCGCCGACCTGCTCCGCGGCCTCGGCCCGCTCACCGTCGCCGAAGTTGCCGCCCGGCTGCAGACCAGCGCCCACGTCCCCGCGATCGCTGAGACACCGGATGCGGGCGAGTCCGAGTCCGACGCCACCGACGGCCCCGACGCATCCGCACCGCCCGCCGCCACCGAGGCCGAGGCCCGCGCCCACCTCGACGCCCTCACCAGTGCCCGGCGTGCCCTCAAGGTGGGTATCGCCGGCGAGGAACGCTGGGCGGTGATCGAGGATGCCGGCCGGTTGCGCGACGCCCTCGGCGTTCCGCTGGCCCCCGGCATCCCCGAGGCCTTCACCGAGAGCGTGAAAGACCCCCTCGGCGACCTGGTCAGCCGGTACGCCCGCACCCACGGGCCGTTCACCACGGCCGACGTCGCCGCCAGGTTCGGGTTCGGCGCCGCCATCGCCCTGGGTGCCCTGCGCCGGCTGGCGGATGCCCGGCGGATCCTCGAGGGCGAGTTCCGCCCGCACGGCAGCGGCAGCGAATGGTGTGACGCCGAGGTGCTGCGCCGCCTGCGCCGCCGCTCGCTTGCGGCGCTGCGGCACGAGGTCGAGCCCGTCGACCAGGCCACCCTCGGCCGGTTCCTGCCGGCCTGGCAACACGTGGGCGGCAAACTGCGCGGCGTCGACGGCGTTGTCTCCGTGATCGAACAGCTCGAGGGCGCCCGCATCCCGGCTTCCGCCTGGGAGACGCTGATCCTGCCCGCCCGGGTGAGCGACTACAACCCCGGCATGCTCGACGAACTCACCAACGCCGGCGAGGTGCTCTGGGCCGGCGCCGGCACCCTCGCCGGCAACGACGGCTGGGTGAGCCTGCACCTGACCGACACGGCTCCGCTCACCCTGCCCGTCCCCACCGCGTTGGACACCACCGCGCTTCAGCGGGAGATCCTCGCCACCCTGGGCACCGGTGGCGGCTACTTCTTCCGGCAGCTGGCCGACTCCGTGGGCAGCCAGGACGACGGCGAACTCGTCGACGCGCTGTGGGACCTGGTCTGGTCCGGCCTGGTGAGCAACGACACCTTCGCCCCGGTGCGCTCGCTGGTCTCCGGCGGCAAGACGGCGCACTCCACTCGCCGCGCCGCGCCGCGCGCCCGGCTGCACCGCGGCCGCGCCCTGCCCCGGCCCAGCCTGCCCAGCCGCCAGGGCCCGCCCACGGTGTCCGGTCGCTGGTCGATCGTGCCCGTCGCCGACACCTCGGCCACCCGCCGGGCGCACGCACTGGGCGAGACCATGCTTGAACGCTATGGCGTGGTCACCCGCGGCGCCGTGATGGGCGAGAACGTGCTGGGCGGTTTCGCGCTGGTCTACAAGACCCTCAGCGGCTTCGAGGAGATGGGCCGGTGCCGCAGGGGCTACTTCGTCGAGGGGCTCGGGGCGTCCCAGTTCGCCACGGCCGGCACCATCGACCGGATGCGTGGCTACGTCGACCAGGCGGGGCGCGCCGAACGCGGCGACAGGTCGGCGGCGAGCACGGTGACCCTGGCAGCCACCGACCCGGCCAACCCGTATGGCGCCGTGCTGCCCTGGCCGGCCCTGCCCGAGGGCACCGGCCATAGGCCCGGACGCAAGGCCGGCGGCCTCGTGGTGCTCGTCGACGGGCACCTGGTGCTCTATGTGGAGCGCGGCGGCAAGTCGATGCTCGTCTTCGATCCGGCCGCCGCCGACGCGGACAGACTTGAGGGTACGGACGACGCGACGACGTCCGCCGCGCCTTCCGCGCCCGCCGCGCGGGCAGGTTCTGCTCCGGCCCGTTCGGCGGCGGCGGCGCGCACCGCCCCGGCGAAAGCGGGCACGCCTCGACCGGCGCCGTCCGACACCGTGCTGGCGGCCGCCCGGTCGCTCGCCGCGACGGTCACCGCCGGGCGGGTGCCCAAGCTCGCGGTGGAAACCGTGAATGCCGAGTTCGTGCTCGGCACCACGGTGGGCGACGCCCTGCGCGCCGCCGGCTTCACCGAGACACCGCGGGGGCTGAGGCTCAGTGCCTGA
- a CDS encoding DNA-formamidopyrimidine glycosylase family protein has protein sequence MPEGDTVYRSARSLDEALHGATLTRCDLRVPAFATVDLTGQTVHEVISRGKHLVAHVGETSIHSHLKMEGTWHLYRHGTKWQRPAFQARIVLETADWVAVGFELGTLELFPTAEDEQHLGYLGPDLLGPGWDAAEAVRRLRAAGTTAAASSSAAIGAAGARTAAITGAGSSAGERPVAVALGDQRNLAGLGNVYVNELCFLRGLLPTRPVSEVTDLDGLVALAHRLITANRDRSERTTTGNLRRGARTFVYGRERQPCRRCGSRIRSGELGRSELEKRVTYWCPRCQT, from the coding sequence GTGCCTGAGGGCGACACCGTTTACCGCAGTGCCCGCAGCCTGGACGAGGCCCTGCACGGTGCCACACTCACGCGCTGCGACCTCCGGGTGCCCGCCTTCGCCACCGTCGACCTCACCGGCCAAACCGTGCACGAGGTCATCAGCCGCGGCAAACACCTGGTGGCGCACGTAGGGGAGACCAGCATCCACTCGCACCTGAAGATGGAGGGCACCTGGCATCTGTACAGGCACGGCACGAAGTGGCAGCGGCCGGCGTTCCAGGCCCGAATCGTGCTGGAGACCGCGGACTGGGTGGCCGTGGGGTTCGAGCTGGGCACCCTTGAACTGTTTCCCACGGCTGAGGACGAGCAGCACCTCGGCTACCTGGGCCCGGACCTGCTCGGACCCGGCTGGGACGCGGCGGAGGCGGTGCGCCGGCTGCGCGCGGCAGGCACCACTGCGGCTGCAAGCAGTTCGGCTGCAATCGGTGCAGCGGGCGCACGTACGGCCGCTATCACCGGGGCCGGGAGCAGCGCGGGGGAGCGGCCGGTCGCGGTCGCCCTGGGCGACCAGCGAAACCTGGCCGGGCTCGGCAACGTGTACGTCAACGAACTGTGTTTTCTGCGCGGGCTGCTTCCTACCCGGCCCGTCAGCGAGGTCACCGACCTTGACGGCCTGGTGGCGCTGGCGCACCGGCTGATCACCGCCAACCGGGATCGCTCGGAGCGCACCACCACCGGCAATCTGCGCCGGGGCGCGCGCACCTTCGTCTACGGGCGGGAACGGCAGCCCTGCCGACGCTGCGGCTCCCGCATCCGGAGCGGCGAACTGGGCCGTAGCGAACTCGAGAAGCGGGTCACCTACTGGTGCCCGCGCTGCCAAACCTGA
- a CDS encoding DUF1844 domain-containing protein produces MSDNYDQDQSSQATRDIADVAAVEIITTAAVHLMSASAVKVGLADDPDTQIDLDEARKLITALAGLITASAPDISDMHARSLRDGLRSLQLAFREASSIPDPIGQGPGEKFTGPVN; encoded by the coding sequence GTGAGCGACAATTACGATCAGGACCAGTCCAGCCAGGCTACGAGGGACATCGCGGATGTGGCGGCGGTGGAGATCATCACGACCGCTGCGGTGCACCTGATGAGCGCCTCGGCGGTCAAGGTGGGGCTCGCCGACGACCCCGACACGCAGATCGACCTGGATGAGGCGCGCAAGTTGATCACGGCTCTGGCCGGGCTCATCACGGCATCCGCCCCCGACATCTCTGACATGCACGCGCGGAGTCTGCGCGACGGTCTGCGCTCGTTGCAGCTGGCGTTCCGCGAGGCCTCCAGCATCCCCGACCCGATCGGCCAGGGCCCGGGCGAGAAGTTCACCGGCCCGGTCAACTAG
- the infC gene encoding translation initiation factor IF-3 produces MSDPRTNDRIRVPEVRLVGPNGEQVGVVAIDVALRLAQEADLDLVEVAPTSKPPVAKIMDYGKFKYEAAQKAKEARRNQANTILKEVRFRLKIDKHDYETKRKRAEGFLKAGDKVKAMILFRGREQSRPDQGVRLLQRFAEDVAEFGSVESSPTIDGRNMVMVIGPLKNKSEAKAEANAHRAADKAAKQEEKNA; encoded by the coding sequence ATCAGCGATCCCCGTACAAATGACCGTATCCGCGTCCCCGAAGTCCGTCTCGTTGGTCCCAACGGCGAACAGGTTGGGGTCGTGGCGATTGATGTCGCCCTGCGCCTGGCACAGGAGGCTGACCTCGATCTGGTCGAAGTAGCCCCCACGTCCAAGCCGCCGGTCGCGAAGATCATGGATTACGGCAAGTTCAAGTACGAAGCTGCGCAGAAGGCCAAAGAAGCCCGGCGCAACCAGGCGAACACGATCCTCAAAGAGGTTCGTTTCCGTCTGAAGATTGACAAGCACGACTACGAGACCAAGCGCAAGCGCGCCGAAGGCTTCCTGAAGGCCGGCGACAAGGTCAAGGCCATGATTCTGTTCCGTGGCCGTGAACAGTCCCGTCCCGACCAGGGTGTACGTCTGCTTCAGAGATTTGCCGAGGATGTTGCGGAGTTCGGTTCCGTGGAATCGAGCCCGACCATCGACGGTCGAAACATGGTCATGGTGATTGGCCCGCTGAAGAACAAATCAGAGGCCAAGGCAGAGGCCAATGCACATAGAGCTGCTGATAAAGCAGCCAAACAGGAGGAAAAGAATGCCTAA
- the rpmI gene encoding 50S ribosomal protein L35, whose product MPKQKTHSGTKKRFKVTGSGKIMKQQAGLRHNLEVKSTQRKSRLNQDQVLAKADVKAIKKLLGH is encoded by the coding sequence ATGCCTAAGCAGAAGACCCACTCTGGGACAAAGAAGCGTTTCAAGGTCACTGGCTCCGGCAAGATCATGAAGCAGCAGGCCGGACTTCGCCACAACCTCGAGGTCAAGAGCACGCAGCGCAAGTCCCGCCTGAACCAGGACCAGGTTCTGGCCAAGGCCGACGTCAAGGCCATCAAGAAGCTTCTCGGCCACTAG
- the rplT gene encoding 50S ribosomal protein L20: MARVKRAVNAHKKRRVILERAQGYRGQRSRLYRKAKEQVTHSLVYSYRDRRARKGDFRRLWIQRINAASRANGLTYNRLIQGLALAGIQVDRRILADLAVTEPATFAAIVESAKAALPADTSAPKVAK; the protein is encoded by the coding sequence ATGGCAAGAGTAAAGAGGGCCGTCAACGCCCACAAGAAGCGTCGCGTCATCCTTGAGCGCGCCCAGGGTTACCGCGGTCAGCGTTCACGCCTGTACCGCAAGGCCAAGGAGCAGGTCACTCACTCCCTCGTCTACAGCTACCGTGACCGTCGTGCACGCAAGGGTGACTTCCGTCGCCTGTGGATCCAGCGCATCAACGCTGCTTCCCGCGCGAACGGCCTGACCTACAACCGCCTGATCCAGGGCCTCGCCCTGGCCGGCATCCAGGTCGACCGTCGCATCCTCGCCGACCTCGCCGTCACCGAGCCCGCCACCTTCGCGGCCATCGTTGAGAGCGCCAAGGCAGCACTGCCCGCTGACACCTCCGCACCCAAGGTCGCGAAGTAG
- a CDS encoding RNA methyltransferase, producing the protein MLDNPRSPRVRAVAKLANRAARSETGLFLLEGPQAVSEALTFRPELVVELYATPTALERYTEIGDAAVAAGVDVEFVTEQVLETMADTVTPQGFIAVCHQFPTSIKKIFANEPKLIAILEEVRDPGNAGTIIRAADAAGADAVIFTGRSVDLYNPKVVRSSTGSIFHLPVAVGVTLTDVRERAKFAGMQILAADIKGDDLLEARNSGLLAAPTAWLFGNEARGLTEEDLAMADRSISVPIYGHAESMNLATAASVCLYESAFSHRA; encoded by the coding sequence ATGCTAGATAACCCCCGATCTCCTCGCGTGCGTGCCGTCGCGAAACTTGCGAACCGAGCCGCCCGCTCCGAGACGGGACTGTTCCTCCTCGAGGGCCCGCAGGCCGTCTCCGAAGCCCTCACCTTCCGCCCGGAACTCGTCGTGGAGCTGTACGCCACCCCGACGGCCCTCGAGCGCTACACCGAGATCGGCGATGCCGCGGTTGCCGCGGGCGTGGACGTGGAGTTCGTCACCGAGCAGGTGCTCGAGACGATGGCCGACACCGTCACCCCGCAGGGCTTCATCGCGGTGTGCCACCAGTTCCCCACCTCGATCAAGAAAATCTTCGCCAACGAGCCCAAGCTCATCGCGATCCTCGAAGAGGTGCGCGACCCGGGTAACGCGGGCACCATCATCCGGGCAGCGGATGCCGCCGGCGCCGACGCCGTGATCTTCACCGGCCGCAGCGTCGACCTGTACAACCCCAAGGTGGTGCGTTCGTCCACCGGGTCGATCTTCCACCTGCCCGTCGCCGTGGGCGTCACCCTCACCGACGTGCGTGAGCGTGCCAAGTTCGCCGGGATGCAGATCCTCGCCGCAGACATCAAGGGCGACGACCTGCTCGAGGCCCGCAACAGCGGTCTGCTGGCCGCCCCCACCGCCTGGTTGTTCGGCAACGAGGCCCGCGGTCTCACCGAGGAAGACCTGGCCATGGCCGACCGGTCAATCAGTGTTCCGATCTACGGCCACGCCGAATCGATGAATCTGGCCACGGCTGCCTCTGTCTGCCTGTACGAGAGCGCTTTCTCGCACCGCGCCTAG
- a CDS encoding amino acid ABC transporter ATP-binding protein: MHVLKNITATVNRGEVVVVIGPSGSGKSTLCRAINRLETIDNGTITIDGKELPKEGKALAQLRADVGMVFQAFNLFAHKTVLENVTLGPIKVRGMSKADAETKAMALLERVGVANQAKKMPSQLSGGQQQRVAIARALAMDPKLILLDEPTSALDPEMINEVLEVMVNLANEGMTMIVVTHEMGFARKAADRVIFMAEGDIVEETTPEKFFTNPQSTRAKDFLSKILAH, translated from the coding sequence CTGCACGTACTGAAAAACATCACCGCCACGGTCAACCGTGGCGAGGTGGTTGTGGTCATCGGACCGAGCGGATCGGGCAAGTCCACCCTCTGCCGGGCCATCAATCGGCTCGAGACCATCGACAACGGCACGATCACCATCGACGGCAAGGAACTGCCCAAAGAGGGCAAGGCGCTCGCCCAGTTGCGGGCCGACGTCGGCATGGTGTTCCAAGCGTTCAACCTGTTCGCCCACAAGACCGTGCTCGAGAACGTCACCCTTGGCCCGATCAAGGTTCGCGGCATGAGCAAGGCCGACGCCGAGACCAAGGCCATGGCACTGCTCGAGCGGGTCGGTGTGGCCAACCAGGCCAAGAAGATGCCGTCCCAGCTGTCCGGCGGCCAGCAGCAGCGCGTCGCCATCGCGCGCGCCCTGGCGATGGATCCCAAGCTCATCCTGCTCGACGAGCCAACCAGCGCGCTCGACCCCGAAATGATCAACGAGGTACTCGAGGTCATGGTCAACCTCGCCAACGAGGGCATGACCATGATCGTCGTCACCCACGAAATGGGCTTCGCCCGCAAGGCGGCCGACCGGGTCATCTTCATGGCCGAAGGCGACATCGTCGAGGAGACCACCCCGGAGAAGTTCTTCACGAACCCCCAGAGCACGAGAGCGAAAGACTTCCTCTCCAAAATACTTGCCCACTAA
- a CDS encoding glutamate ABC transporter substrate-binding protein yields MRRNKGLVISAIALVGAFALSGCTDSGASTPSAAPVEEDVTFEEGTTMAALNEAGEITIGTKFDQPLFGLKGPDGTPVGFDVEIGKLIASKLGIEASNITWTETVSANREPFIQNGQVDLVVATYTINDARKEVVSFAGPYYEAGQDLLVLAGNDAKIAGPEDLADKKVCTVSGSTSEKNIAAYTTNIIATDTYSNCLGPLRSGEVDAVTTDNVILAGLADQNAGEFEVVGNPFTAEPYGIGLAKDDTEFRNFINDVLEESYEDGSWAAAWEATAGSVLETPEPPAVDRY; encoded by the coding sequence ATGAGACGCAACAAGGGTCTAGTGATCTCTGCCATCGCCCTGGTCGGAGCGTTCGCGCTGAGCGGCTGCACCGATTCCGGCGCCAGCACGCCGTCGGCCGCACCCGTTGAGGAAGATGTCACGTTCGAAGAGGGCACCACCATGGCCGCCCTGAACGAAGCCGGTGAAATCACCATCGGCACCAAGTTCGACCAGCCCCTCTTCGGTCTCAAGGGCCCGGATGGCACCCCGGTCGGCTTCGATGTTGAAATCGGCAAGCTCATCGCATCCAAGCTCGGCATTGAGGCGTCCAACATCACGTGGACCGAGACGGTCTCCGCCAACCGCGAGCCGTTCATCCAGAACGGCCAGGTCGACCTCGTGGTCGCCACCTACACGATCAACGACGCCCGCAAGGAAGTTGTCTCCTTCGCCGGCCCGTACTACGAAGCCGGTCAGGACCTGCTCGTTCTCGCAGGCAACGACGCCAAGATCGCCGGCCCGGAGGACCTGGCCGACAAGAAGGTCTGTACCGTCAGCGGCTCCACCTCGGAGAAGAACATCGCGGCGTACACGACCAACATCATCGCCACCGACACCTACTCGAACTGCCTCGGCCCGCTGCGCAGCGGCGAAGTCGACGCCGTCACCACCGACAACGTGATCCTGGCCGGCCTCGCCGACCAGAACGCCGGTGAGTTCGAGGTCGTGGGCAACCCGTTCACCGCCGAGCCTTACGGCATCGGCCTGGCCAAGGACGACACCGAGTTCCGTAACTTCATCAACGACGTCCTGGAGGAGTCCTATGAGGACGGCTCCTGGGCCGCCGCCTGGGAAGCCACCGCGGGTTCCGTGCTCGAGACGCCGGAACCGCCGGCGGTCGACCGCTACTAG